The DNA window AGCCAGATGTTGCTCAACGTCCCGCATTACAACTTTGATTGGCAGGAGATGTACCGTCTTGAAGCGCCCATCCGTTTGCCGAAGGGCTCGGTCATCCGCATCGTGTCCTGGTTCGACAACTCCGCCAATAATCGAGCCAATCCCGATCCGGCAAAAACGGTTCGGTGGGGCGAACATACACGCACCGAAATGATGGACGGCTGGGTGGAATTCGTCGAAGCGGGCAAGCTCCCTTAGAGCTCGCCGCGCAACTTCACGACTTCAAATCCCTCCGGGGCCTCAAACTGAAACAGCTTTGAGGCGAGTGGCAGATTGCGCTGCTCATTCGCAAACGAATAGGTCATCGTCGAGCCGTCCTTGCCGGCAACCGTCACAACGCTCAAAAAGCCATCGGCGCCGGCCACAAACTCGACAAACTCAAACATCGATTTCTGACTCTTGGGAATCGCCTTGATCTTCCATTGAGTGCCCACGGCACTGTACTCGAAGCGCTGGAAGTCTCTTGAGAAGTCCAGCTTGCCCAGAAGAAAGGCAAGCGGCGCCCGCAGATCTTCCGACTCTTTCATCGCACTCACTTCTACGCGCCGCGCCGCCGGGGTGACATAGTGAATCTGCTTGCCATCCGTCAGAAAGAGTTTGCCTTTGGGCTGTGCATACTCCCAGCGCATCTGGCCCGGCTTGCGCAAATAGAGCACACCGCTCTCACTGACCGTGCGCCCCTGGGCCACCGCCATAGTCTGCTGAAAGTCGGTCTTCAGTGTCTTCGTATTGTTGTATCGTTCTTCAATCCGCTTCAGAATCTCCGACAATTGCGGAGCAGGAGCTGCGCTTTGTGCGAGAAGCAGAACTACGGGGATAAGCGCTGGATTTGCCATGTGTTGTCGCTCCGACGATGATAATGCAGACGGTCATGCAGCCGTCCTGGACGTCCCTGCCAGAACTCAAACTCGATCGGCCGCAACAGATAACCACCCCAAAATGGAGGCATCGGCACAAGCTGATCGACGAACTCCTGTTCATAATGACGCCGCGCAGCCTCAAGAGTTTCCCGGCCGGCAATCACTTGCGATTGTGCGCTCGCCCAGGCCCCAATTTGGCTGGCTCGCGGCCGTTGGGTAAAATACGCTGCGCTTTCTGACGTTGATAGCTTCTCCACGGTCCCTGCGGCCCGCACCTGCCGCTCGAATTCTTTCCAATGAAAGCAGAGCGCCGCCTGGGGATTTTCGGCCAATTCCCTGCCCTTGCGGCTCTCGTAGTTCGTAAAAAAACAAAAGCCGCGCGCATCGAGGGCCTTCAGCAATACGATCCGGACATCCGGTACGCCAGCCGCCGATGCGGTGGCCAGACTCATCGCATTCGCCTCAAGCACTCCCTGCGCCAGCACTTCGTCGAACCAGCGGTGGAACTGCGCAATCGGGTCCCCCAACGCCTCGCTTTCAAGCAATCCCCCCTGCCGATAGTTCTCCCGCAACTCTGCGTATCGA is part of the Bryobacter aggregatus MPL3 genome and encodes:
- the lolA gene encoding outer membrane lipoprotein chaperone LolA, which codes for MANPALIPVVLLLAQSAAPAPQLSEILKRIEERYNNTKTLKTDFQQTMAVAQGRTVSESGVLYLRKPGQMRWEYAQPKGKLFLTDGKQIHYVTPAARRVEVSAMKESEDLRAPLAFLLGKLDFSRDFQRFEYSAVGTQWKIKAIPKSQKSMFEFVEFVAGADGFLSVVTVAGKDGSTMTYSFANEQRNLPLASKLFQFEAPEGFEVVKLRGEL
- the pdxH gene encoding pyridoxamine 5'-phosphate oxidase, with amino-acid sequence MGANRYAELRENYRQGGLLESEALGDPIAQFHRWFDEVLAQGVLEANAMSLATASAAGVPDVRIVLLKALDARGFCFFTNYESRKGRELAENPQAALCFHWKEFERQVRAAGTVEKLSTSESAAYFTQRPRASQIGAWASAQSQVIAGRETLEAARRHYEQEFVDQLVPMPPFWGGYLLRPIEFEFWQGRPGRLHDRLHYHRRSDNTWQIQRLSP